A genomic window from Silene latifolia isolate original U9 population chromosome Y, ASM4854445v1, whole genome shotgun sequence includes:
- the LOC141627907 gene encoding uncharacterized protein LOC141627907 — MAFCAQWKINLVTSTPGYPKANGQAKSSNKVVINCLKKKLKQRKGRWAEELPLVLWADKTTPKTSASLTPYSLVYGCEAVIPAEISLHTTRCSLNTVEENQPLMQDSLALAEELRDTAKIRIASYQQTIARSYNKNVDIRVFGEGDLVLQKVFPNTKDKNAGKLAPAWEGPYLIDSIVGQGAYRLQTLDGEMIPRSWNVSHLKLFHV; from the coding sequence ATGGCCTTTTGTGCTCAGTGGAAAATTAATCTAGTGACCTCTacaccaggctatccaaaagccaacggccaGGCCAAATCTAGCAACAAAGTGGTGATTAACTGCCTGAAAAAGAAACTAAAAcaaagaaaaggcagatgggctgaagaactccctctAGTCCTCTGGGCTGATAAAACTACACCTAAGACATCAGCTAGCCTGACACCTTACTCATTGGTCTATGGCTGTGAGGCAGTAATCCCAGCAGAAATTTCCTTACACACCACCAGGTGCAGCCTGAATACTGTTGAGGAAAACCAGCCATTGATGCAAGACAGCCTGGCCCTAGCTGAAGAGCTAAGAGATACAGCCAAGATCAGGATAGCATCCTACCAACAAACGATAgccagaagctacaacaaaaaCGTAGACATCAGAGTATTCGGGGAAGGGGACCTAGTTCTACAAAAAGTCTTTCCAAACACAAAAGACAAGAATGCAGGCAAACTTGCCCCtgcatgggaaggcccttacctgattgattcaatagtaggacaggGAGCTTATAGACTTCAGACCCTAGATGGAGAAATGATCCCTAGATCTTGGAATGTCTctcacttaaaactatttcatgtaTAA